The sequence GTTCCCATGATATTGAAATAGTCTACTTTCGCGATGGCATTAAACGCCGGAGGCATGGTAAACAACACATCGTAACGTTCACCGGGAGCGACCACAAACTCATTACTGACTATCGTCCGCCCAAGGGGACGACCATCGGAGGAAACCACCTCAAAGTTAATATCACCGAAATTGATACTGGCAGGCAGATAACCGACATTGATAAGACGCACCAGAACACGTTCATCGGTAAATGCGTGAATTGCGCTGACGGGATCATCCATAAGAGGCGCGCCTTCTTTGCCATTGATGAGAAAATAATCCGGGCGATAGCGGACGGTATTGTTTCGATTGCTTGCCCGAAACTGATGCCAGGTACTATCCACGGTATGCAGATGCCAGACGAACTCACGATCGAATTGCGGGCCTCCACTCCAGATGCTTTTCAAGTCTCCATCAGGTGGACGAACGATAATGCCTCCACTCATACCCATTTCCATATGCAGAACTGTATCGACATGGCAGTGATACATATAGGTTCCTGCCTGAGGTGCGGTAAACACATAGGCAAACGGTGACGGAAATCTAGTTGAGCCAAATGGCGTGCCGGGCATAGGGAACGGCATCGCACCAGACACATAGCCTGAAGTCGTCGGTACGCCATCGTTGGCCTGATCTACATCAAGCCCGTGTAAATGTATGGTGTGTGGCGCCGCGCTAAATAACACCAATGAGACCAGTTGCCCTTCGACAACTTCCAGCAATGGTGCGGGAAAAAC is a genomic window of Gammaproteobacteria bacterium containing:
- a CDS encoding multicopper oxidase domain-containing protein, encoding MSDEEAKQHITRRELLGLTALVSTVSACSEWLPSGETNHLQNNTRALRGQAQINANEINIQANIAPRFQSLTPGSNNTISLRATNMDPPPVSMSDGAQLVVWSFNTTMSGGFNGDRVFPAPLLEVVEGQLVSLVLFSAAPHTIHLHGLDVDQANDGVPTTSGYVSGAMPFPMPGTPFGSTRFPSPFAYVFTAPQAGTYMYHCHVDTVLHMEMGMSGGIIVRPPDGDLKSIWSGGPQFDREFVWHLHTVDSTWHQFRASNRNNTVRYRPDYFLINGKEGAPLMDDPVSAIHAFTDERVLVRLINVGYLPASINFGDINFEVVSSDGRPLGRTIVSNEFVVAPGERYDVLFTMPPAFNAIAKVDYFNIMGTRILGTALTSMMSV